The following proteins come from a genomic window of Hypanus sabinus isolate sHypSab1 chromosome 9, sHypSab1.hap1, whole genome shotgun sequence:
- the ythdf1 gene encoding YTH domain-containing family protein 1 isoform X1, which translates to MSATSVDPQRAKGQENKVQNGSLHQKDAVHDNDFEPYLSSQSNQNNSYPSMTDPYLSSYYAPSIGFSYSLSEAAPWSTGGDPPIPYLTTYGQLSNGDHHFMHDAVFGQPGGLGSTPYLNQHRFNFFPENPGFSAWGTGGSQGQQTPSSAYGSSYSYPPSSLGGTIVDGQAGFPNDTLNKAPGMNSIEQGMVGLKIGGAVTSSGVKTVGSVVNSPGITNAAPGNGSTVGVSAPKPTSWAAIASKPAKPQPKLKPKTGAAVGSSALPPPPIKHNMDIGTWDNKGPVAKAPPPNQVPTTQVVPQQQLTQPPPTQQLQIPQQPFQNPQQPPQNRWIAPRNRGAAFGQNNGPGNENNSLGNVPVSSPPSNETHPVLEKLKAAYSYNPKDFDWNVKNGRVFIIKSYSEDDIHRSIKYSIWCSTEHGNKRLDSAYRSLAGKGPVYLLFSVNGSGHFCGVAEMKSAVDYGTCAGVWSQDKWKGKFDVKWIFVKDVPNNQLRHIRLENNDNKPVTNSRDTQEVPLEKAKQVLKIIATYKHTTSIFDDFSHYEKRQEEEEVVRKDKVSLPVASHYLQGAPESKQMIRKHLT; encoded by the exons ATGTCTGCCACAAGCGTTGACCCTCAG AGAGCAAAAGGACAAGAGAATAAAG TGCAAAATGGTTCGTTGCATCAAAAGGATGCAGTGCACGACAACGATTTTGAGCCATACCTAAGCAGCCAGTCTAATCAG aATAACAGCTATCCTTCAATGACTGATCCATATCTGTCAAGCTATTATGCTCCTTCCATTGGATTTTCCTATTCTCTTAGTGAAGCAGCACCATGGTCCACTGGTGGTGATCCTCCTATTCCATACTTAACAACATATGGACAACTGAGCAACGGAGACCATCATTTCATGCATGATGCTGTGTTTGGTCAACCTGGGGGCCTAGGGAGCACTCCATATTTAAATCAGCATAGGTTCAACTTTTTTCCTGAAAATCCTGGGTTTTCTGCTTGGGGGACAGGCGGGTCTCAGGGACAACAAACACCAAGTTCAGCATATGGCAGTAGCTATAGTTACCCACCTAGTTCTTTGGGTGGGACAATAGTAGATGGACAGGCAGGGTTTCCAAATGATACTTTGAATAAAGCCCCAGGCATGAATAGCATTGAACAAGGGATGGTTGGATTAAAGATTGGTGGAGCTGTGACCTCATCAGGTGTGAAGACAGTGGGGTCTGTGGTGAATAGCCCAGGGATAACTAATGCAGCACCTGGAAATGGCTCAACAGTGGGTGTATCTGCTCCAAAGCCAACGTCATGGGCTGCCATTGCAAGTAAACCAGCCAAGCCTCAACCAAAACTAAAACCAAAGACTGGAGCAGCAGTGGGAAGTTCTGCATTGCCTCCAcctcctataaaacacaatatgGATATTGGTACGTGGGATAATAAAGGACCTGTAGCAAAAGCTCCTCCACCTAATCAGGTCCCTACTACTCAGGTAGTTCCTCAGCAGCAATTGACTCAGCCCCCTCCAACTCAGCAGTTGCAGATTCCACAGCAACCATTTCAGAATCCTCAGCAACCCCCACAGAATCGTTGGATAGCCCCTCGCAACAGAGGTGCAGCATTTGGTCAAAATAATGGACCTGGTAATGAAAACAACTCTCTGGGTAATGTACCAGTTAGCTCTCCACCAAGCAATGAGACTCATCCTGTCCTTGAAAAACTGAAGGCTGCTTACAGCTATAATCCAAAAGACTTTGACTGGAATGTCAAAAATGGTCGAGTGTTTATTATCAAGAGCTACTCTGAGGATGACATCCATCGTTCTATCAAGTACTCCATTTGGTGCAGTACAGAACATGGCAATAAACGCTTGGACAGTGCATATCGCTCGCTGGCTGGCAAGGGTCCTGTTTACTTACTATTCAGTGTAAATGGCAGTGGACATTTTTGTGGAGTTGCAGAAATGAAATCAGCAGTGGACTATGGCACATGTGCTGGAGTTTGGTCACAGGACAAGTGGAAAGGAAAATTTGATGTTAAGTGGATCTTTGTAAAGGATGTGCCTAATAACCAGCTGAGGCATATCCGTTTGGAAAACAATGATAATAAGCCAGTCACTAACTCTCGAGACACACAGGAGGTTCCTTTAGAAAAAGCCAAGCAAGTGCTCAAAATTATTGCTACTTACAAGCATACCACCTCAATTTTTGATGACTTTTCACATTATGAAAAGCGCCAGGAAGAGGAGGAAGTTGTACGTAAG
- the ythdf1 gene encoding YTH domain-containing family protein 1 isoform X2 → MSATSVDPQRAKGQENKVQNGSLHQKDAVHDNDFEPYLSSQSNQNNSYPSMTDPYLSSYYAPSIGFSYSLSEAAPWSTGGDPPIPYLTTYGQLSNGDHHFMHDAVFGQPGGLGSTPYLNQHRFNFFPENPGFSAWGTGGSQGQQTPSSAYGSSYSYPPSSLGGTIVDGQAGFPNDTLNKAPGMNSIEQGMVGLKIGGAVTSSGVKTVGSVVNSPGITNAAPGNGSTVGVSAPKPTSWAAIASKPAKPQPKLKPKTGAAVGSSALPPPPIKHNMDIGTWDNKGPVAKAPPPNQVPTTQVVPQQQLTQPPPTQQLQIPQQPFQNPQQPPQNRWIAPRNRGAAFGQNNGPGNENNSLGNVPVSSPPSNETHPVLEKLKAAYSYNPKDFDWNVKNGRVFIIKSYSEDDIHRSIKYSIWCSTEHGNKRLDSAYRSLAGKGPVYLLFSVNGSGHFCGVAEMKSAVDYGTCAGVWSQDKWKGKFDVKWIFVKDVPNNQLRHIRLENNDNKPVTNSRDTQEVPLEKAKQVLKIIATYKHTTSIFDDFSHYEKRQEEEEVVRKERLNRNK, encoded by the exons ATGTCTGCCACAAGCGTTGACCCTCAG AGAGCAAAAGGACAAGAGAATAAAG TGCAAAATGGTTCGTTGCATCAAAAGGATGCAGTGCACGACAACGATTTTGAGCCATACCTAAGCAGCCAGTCTAATCAG aATAACAGCTATCCTTCAATGACTGATCCATATCTGTCAAGCTATTATGCTCCTTCCATTGGATTTTCCTATTCTCTTAGTGAAGCAGCACCATGGTCCACTGGTGGTGATCCTCCTATTCCATACTTAACAACATATGGACAACTGAGCAACGGAGACCATCATTTCATGCATGATGCTGTGTTTGGTCAACCTGGGGGCCTAGGGAGCACTCCATATTTAAATCAGCATAGGTTCAACTTTTTTCCTGAAAATCCTGGGTTTTCTGCTTGGGGGACAGGCGGGTCTCAGGGACAACAAACACCAAGTTCAGCATATGGCAGTAGCTATAGTTACCCACCTAGTTCTTTGGGTGGGACAATAGTAGATGGACAGGCAGGGTTTCCAAATGATACTTTGAATAAAGCCCCAGGCATGAATAGCATTGAACAAGGGATGGTTGGATTAAAGATTGGTGGAGCTGTGACCTCATCAGGTGTGAAGACAGTGGGGTCTGTGGTGAATAGCCCAGGGATAACTAATGCAGCACCTGGAAATGGCTCAACAGTGGGTGTATCTGCTCCAAAGCCAACGTCATGGGCTGCCATTGCAAGTAAACCAGCCAAGCCTCAACCAAAACTAAAACCAAAGACTGGAGCAGCAGTGGGAAGTTCTGCATTGCCTCCAcctcctataaaacacaatatgGATATTGGTACGTGGGATAATAAAGGACCTGTAGCAAAAGCTCCTCCACCTAATCAGGTCCCTACTACTCAGGTAGTTCCTCAGCAGCAATTGACTCAGCCCCCTCCAACTCAGCAGTTGCAGATTCCACAGCAACCATTTCAGAATCCTCAGCAACCCCCACAGAATCGTTGGATAGCCCCTCGCAACAGAGGTGCAGCATTTGGTCAAAATAATGGACCTGGTAATGAAAACAACTCTCTGGGTAATGTACCAGTTAGCTCTCCACCAAGCAATGAGACTCATCCTGTCCTTGAAAAACTGAAGGCTGCTTACAGCTATAATCCAAAAGACTTTGACTGGAATGTCAAAAATGGTCGAGTGTTTATTATCAAGAGCTACTCTGAGGATGACATCCATCGTTCTATCAAGTACTCCATTTGGTGCAGTACAGAACATGGCAATAAACGCTTGGACAGTGCATATCGCTCGCTGGCTGGCAAGGGTCCTGTTTACTTACTATTCAGTGTAAATGGCAGTGGACATTTTTGTGGAGTTGCAGAAATGAAATCAGCAGTGGACTATGGCACATGTGCTGGAGTTTGGTCACAGGACAAGTGGAAAGGAAAATTTGATGTTAAGTGGATCTTTGTAAAGGATGTGCCTAATAACCAGCTGAGGCATATCCGTTTGGAAAACAATGATAATAAGCCAGTCACTAACTCTCGAGACACACAGGAGGTTCCTTTAGAAAAAGCCAAGCAAGTGCTCAAAATTATTGCTACTTACAAGCATACCACCTCAATTTTTGATGACTTTTCACATTATGAAAAGCGCCAGGAAGAGGAGGAAGTTGTACGTAAG